The genomic segment GCATATGGAGCAAGTACAGCCAGAGCATTAATGGTTAAAGTCTGAATTAAATACCAATGCCGCTGGAGGTTATTCAGCGGCATTGTTGTTTTGGTTCTAGAAACGAGCGTTAATCGCGATACCGAAACTGGTATCTGAATCGCTATCAATAAAAAGCTGCTCTATTGAAGCTCTAGCGGAAATGTATTTAGAGAACTTCCAGAAATAGCTGGTATTAACTGTATAAACATTAAAGCTATCATCACTAATATAGCCACTCGTGTCGCTGATAAAGCCTTCTGGACTTTGGCTTGAATATGAGAAAGTGCTTTTACTATCATAGTTTAGATATTTATAGCTAGCACCAACAGACCAAGCATTTGTAATGTACCAGTCTGCATCGATAATTAACGTCGTCTCCTCATGTTTCCCTTTATTACTTGACTCAATCATTTGTGGAATTAAATCATCAGTTCCGTTAACAGTATACGTAGTGTATGCACTGTGAGACTTCGACTTAATTTCGGCATAGGTCACTAGTGCAGTTAGCATTAAACCAGACGTTTTTTCAAAAGGTAAGTAATGCTCGTATTTGGCGGCTATGGCATCGTAATCTTCTGAACTTTGAGAATTGTATGAATCATACCAAGCGTGATTGGAGTTTGAATAAGTGTTGGAGTGTGAGTAAGTTAAGTATGACAACGTAACTTTAGCGTATGGATTGAAATAGTAGCCAGCATTGATTTCATAGGTATCTTCATCACTAGAATCAAACCATTCACGCTCTTGTGTTACTAGGGAGTAAGCACCGCCAATAAAAAAGCGAGAATCGAAAATATATTCACCACTAAGTGCATAAAGGTCTTGGTGATCTGTTGTAGCGTAACGAGCTGAAACAACAGATGACTGGCTTAAATACGGTGCAAGTTCAAGAGGGACATCGGTTTGGTCTACGCCTTGAAAAAAATAACTATATGTAGCGCTTGCTAAACCGTCTGAGCTTTCACTGGTGTCAAGAAACCCAATTTCGGCTTGGTGATGAAAGCTACTTTCTGAACTTGATGGAGAGGTATCTGCTGCAAAAGAGGCGCAGCTTGCAAGGTAAAGTATCACCGAAAGTGATATTTTATTGATAGTCATAATTCTTCCCTGAGTTAAAATATATCCTAAACATAGGCTTAATTAGCAAATGTTATTTAAGTAACATTACATATAATTTCTTTTATTACAACAGGCTATAATTTTAATGAGCAGAGCTTTTTGCCAAAAATGTGCTTATCCACAGTCGGCGTGCGTGTGTAGCAGCGTGAAAACAGTGAAGGTCAAAACCGAAGTGATTGTGCTGCAGCACCCTTCAGAGGTTGAGCATGCTAAAAATACGGTTAAGTTATTGTGCTTAACCTTACCAGAGACTCAAGTTGTGGTAGGGGAAACAGCAGAAGACTTTGCTGAGCTGCAAGTGTATCTGCAACAAGCCAGCAAGCCTGTATATTTAGTCTATCCAAGCGAAACAAGCCAACGTGCTTCAGAGTCAAATTCACCTGAAGATTGTATTATTTTATTGATTGATGGCACTTGGCGAAAAGCCTTCAAAATGCTGCAGCTTAATCCTTGGTTACTTGATTTGCCGGCATTGCATATTGAGTTTGAAGGTGTGTCACAATATCGCATTCGTAAAGCGAAACGAAGTGATAGCTTGTCGACGCTTGAAGCGACAGCATATATGCTGCAAGCCATTAATCCGACATTGGATATAGCGCCAATGTTTGCAGCCTTTGATGCGATGGTGCAACATAAGCTAGATGCCATGCCGCCAGCTGTGCGTGCTCGTTATGATCAAGAACAATAACAAGGAAGATATACCGCATGTTGAATCAAACGCGATTGGGTAACACATATTTCATTGCTGTCACGGTAATGGCAATCTTGAGTGCGATCAGTTCATGGCACGTGAGCGCAAGTGAAAAGCCTAGGCTGACATTATCTCAAAAAGCGGATCAAGGGCGAATTGACTCCAAAAAGACTGAGCAAGAACAGTTAGAAAAAGCTCGTAAAGCAGCAAGTGATACCCAAAATCGTGAGCAAGAAGTCTTAGCTCGTCAAGAGTCTGGTGAGTGGGAAAAAGAGCAGATAAAAAAGTCTCAAGCACAATTTAATGAGCGTGAATCTCGTGCCGACAAATACCTGCGAGAAGCAAAAGAAGCTGCCGCGAAAGAACGAAAAATTGAAGAGAAATAGCCTCCAGCAGTTAGCGCTGTTAGCAGATTACTCACTAATCACTGCTCGGTAACCTTCACCATTTTCTTTGGCCACAAATGTTAAATAGTGGTCAATGCTATCGATACTGTCTTCATGATAATGGGATACAAACAATAACTGGCTCAGGTTCTCTTTGGCGATCAGCTCAAGGGTCTTTTTAACTAAACGTATTCCCAAGTAATCTAAGCCTTGATAAGGCTCATCTAAAATCAGTAGCGTAGGCTGCTTAACGAGTGCTCGAGCAATCAGTAATAATCGTTGTTGGCTATAGTCTAATTGCTTTATCGGTGTATTGGCGTACTCAATCATGTGCAGCATGATGAGCCAGTCTTTTGCGACAGCTTTCTGGTCAGCACTGGCTTGCTGATATAAGCCTATCGAGTCATAAAAACCTGATAAAATCACATCTGTCGCGCTGCAATTTATCCGATATTGTAAGTGGAGTGCTGAAGACACCATGCCAATATGCTGTTTAATTTCCCATATGGTTTCGCCGGTGCCTCTTTTTTTGCCAAAAATATGAATATCATTGCTATAGCATTGAGGGTGGTCGCCAAATATTAACCCTAACAAGGTGCTCTTACCGCAACCATTTGGGCCTTTAATTTGCCAGTGTTGGCCGTTATCAATTCGCCAATTCACATCGGTAAAAATCGTTTTATCGCTATAGGCAACTTTGCCATTTTTAAGTTCAAAAACCGGATTGTTAAAATGACTCTGGTGGCGATGTCGTTGCATTGTCGCCAACATTAATTCGCTTTGTACCTGAGTTTGTGAGGTTATTTGGGCGATGACAGGGTGCTGCTCCCAATCGTGTTTGTTCATCTTTCTGTCTAACTTTCCGTGGCTGAAAATAGCAATGTTATCTATCCACTTGGGTTGATCTTCTTCTCTTGAAAACACCAGTAACATCGGGATTGGTAATTGGCTTAAATAGTAAGATAATGCATCTCGATGTTGAATATCTAACCCTGAAAATGGATTATCAAGCACTAAAAAGTCTGGCTGACTGGCGATGGCAATTGCCAGCATGACTCGTCGTGTTTCCCCTGTCGATAATTCTCGAAACCCTTGCTCTTGTAGTGAGTGTAGATCTAGCTTTGTCAGTAGTGCATCAATTGGCTCGGGGTTATTGGTTTGTCTGCTACCCGCTGCGGGCAGTGCTTGTTTTATCAGTTCGATGACTTTAGTGCCTGTGTCGACAATATCTTGAAAATCTGTGTCGTCACTTTCAAGCTCTAAGGCTAATAACCTTTGCTGCTCGGTTAATGAAACTTGGGCAATGCGATGCGCCGATATACTCATGTCACCTGACAACACCTCAATATCTTTGGGTTGGTTAGTCAGTTTGTTATCAAATAATGCAGCGGATTGCTGGCAAAGCAGATCGCCTAGTATGGATCCAATATCACCATGAGCACTAAACACTCCCCACGACTGGTTGTGAATATGCCAATCGGCAATATCCAGTGTCAGAGAGTGACTCAATGCAGTGAATTGATTAAATTTGATATCCATTAGCAAATGTCCTTGTGTTGCAACCACTGGCGAAAGGGTAACGATTCGCACAGGTCAATCGTACAGAAGTTCACTAAGTAAACAAATCGAAACAATTTCTTAGGTTCTCCTTTAACAAAATATTTAACAACTCGAGTCAGACCTTGTAGATTGGAATGCTACAAAAAATGATAATAACCATGGATGATAATATGCGCCTCTCTACTTTAGCCTTATGTGTTGCGACACTGTCAGGCACGTTTGCTCCTGCCGTTTTTGCCAATACCCCTGATGCAGCTAAATTGACTGCGAATGTTGAACAAAAAGTCATTGAGTGGCGCCGGGATTTACATCAGCATCCTGAGCTATCTAATCGAGAATTTAGAACCAGTAAAGTGATTGCTCAACATCTAGAATCATTAGGTTTAGAAGTACAAACTGGTGTGGCTCACACAGGCGTTGT from the Shewanella japonica genome contains:
- a CDS encoding tRNA-uridine aminocarboxypropyltransferase, whose amino-acid sequence is MSRAFCQKCAYPQSACVCSSVKTVKVKTEVIVLQHPSEVEHAKNTVKLLCLTLPETQVVVGETAEDFAELQVYLQQASKPVYLVYPSETSQRASESNSPEDCIILLIDGTWRKAFKMLQLNPWLLDLPALHIEFEGVSQYRIRKAKRSDSLSTLEATAYMLQAINPTLDIAPMFAAFDAMVQHKLDAMPPAVRARYDQEQ
- a CDS encoding ATP-binding cassette domain-containing protein; the encoded protein is MDIKFNQFTALSHSLTLDIADWHIHNQSWGVFSAHGDIGSILGDLLCQQSAALFDNKLTNQPKDIEVLSGDMSISAHRIAQVSLTEQQRLLALELESDDTDFQDIVDTGTKVIELIKQALPAAGSRQTNNPEPIDALLTKLDLHSLQEQGFRELSTGETRRVMLAIAIASQPDFLVLDNPFSGLDIQHRDALSYYLSQLPIPMLLVFSREEDQPKWIDNIAIFSHGKLDRKMNKHDWEQHPVIAQITSQTQVQSELMLATMQRHRHQSHFNNPVFELKNGKVAYSDKTIFTDVNWRIDNGQHWQIKGPNGCGKSTLLGLIFGDHPQCYSNDIHIFGKKRGTGETIWEIKQHIGMVSSALHLQYRINCSATDVILSGFYDSIGLYQQASADQKAVAKDWLIMLHMIEYANTPIKQLDYSQQRLLLIARALVKQPTLLILDEPYQGLDYLGIRLVKKTLELIAKENLSQLLFVSHYHEDSIDSIDHYLTFVAKENGEGYRAVISE
- a CDS encoding putative porin, translating into MTINKISLSVILYLASCASFAADTSPSSSESSFHHQAEIGFLDTSESSDGLASATYSYFFQGVDQTDVPLELAPYLSQSSVVSARYATTDHQDLYALSGEYIFDSRFFIGGAYSLVTQEREWFDSSDEDTYEINAGYYFNPYAKVTLSYLTYSHSNTYSNSNHAWYDSYNSQSSEDYDAIAAKYEHYLPFEKTSGLMLTALVTYAEIKSKSHSAYTTYTVNGTDDLIPQMIESSNKGKHEETTLIIDADWYITNAWSVGASYKYLNYDSKSTFSYSSQSPEGFISDTSGYISDDSFNVYTVNTSYFWKFSKYISARASIEQLFIDSDSDTSFGIAINARF